A segment of the Zerene cesonia ecotype Mississippi unplaced genomic scaffold, Zerene_cesonia_1.1 Zces_u040, whole genome shotgun sequence genome:
TATCAGGCGCAAGACGACGGGGTGATGAGGAAACTGGAGGCCCTGGCGTCGTGAGTATGTGATGTACGGTGTTGTGGAGTACTGTGCGGTGCGTACCAGCTGGTCGAGTGATTTCTGGGAACTCAGTAAGAATTTTATGGAAAGGAGTATCACCAGTTAAAACTTTGACAGAATAAAGGCTAGTATTATTATCAGCTACGAGGCTAGCTACAGCAGTTACAGAAGTAGTATTATCGACTAAGCGCTTATTTCTACAATCTACCATAAGATTATAAAAGTTCAAAAAATCTACGCCTATGATAGGTTTTGATACATCTGCTACTACAAAACGCCAAGTGAAGCTTCTGCGTAAGccaaaatctaaatttaaatggttgTAACCGTATGTTGAGATAGTAGACCCGTTGGCGGCGCACAGTTGGAAACCCGTTGGAGCACGACGATCACGCAGCACCGAGCGTGGGAAGACACAGAGGTCGCTCCCGGTGTCGACCAGGAATTGCGTCTTCGAGGATCAGTCGGTGACGAAGAGGCGACCAGTAGAGGATGGGCAATCGTCAGTCGCCATTATCGACCGCCCATGGAGTTTTCCGCCTTGAAGTCGCAGGGGCGCATGCATTTACTGGCCCTGTCTCCAAACTTGCCATGGTACCAGCATATTGGGTACTTTCGATACAGGGACTGCGACCGTTGCCTGGAAGATGACTGGCGTCGCGGTCGAGTGCTCCTGCATCTGGATCTTCCACTTCTCTCCGGCCCTAGCTTCTGTATCTGTTTCCGCAGTTCAGCCACCTCACGCGTCAGGTCGCTGAGAAGAGAGCCGGCGTTTTCCTGGCTCACGGAGGCGACGGCAGGTGTTGAAGTAGCCAAGTCATAAACTCTATCCGCCAAATCAGAGAGATCTTCTAAAGTAGCCGTCCCTGGTTGCCCCGCCAAGACCGTCTGCGTGCCGTATGGGAGGCGGCTGATCCAAATGGTCTTCAGAAAATCATTCGGGACATCAGATCCTGCCAAGCTCTGCAAGTGTCTAAGGAATCGCGATGGCTTCCTGTCTCCCAGCTCCTCGTGCATTAGCAGctgttttaatttcttctcATTTGACTCAGTAAGACGCTTAATAAGCAGCGCTTTGAGGGTTTCATACTTGTTCTCCTCAGGAGGGTGTATAATAATGTCTTTCACCTCtctagaatatttattatcaagttGGTTTATGATATGGTTGAATTTTGTCTGGTCGCTAGTAATTCGGTTAATTGCGAACTGTCCCTCCACCTGGGCAAACCAAATCTCCGGTTCCTCCGGCCAAAACGGTGGGATACGCACACTCGTTTTGAAAACTTCGTTATCGAAATCTATCGATTCTTTCCCCTCACTAGTCGACGTCATGCCACGTGCTTTTTCCGCCATGTGTTCTTCACGGGGTCACCAATGTGGAAAATGTGTAGGAGACGTGAGGATTGAATGCACGATTA
Coding sequences within it:
- the LOC119839404 gene encoding uncharacterized protein LOC119839404; this encodes MAEKARGMTSTSEGKESIDFDNEVFKTSVRIPPFWPEEPEIWFAQVEGQFAINRITSDQTKFNHIINQLDNKYSREVKDIIIHPPEENKYETLKALLIKRLTESNEKKLKQLLMHEELGDRKPSRFLRHLQSLAGSDVPNDFLKTIWISRLPYGTQTVLAGQPGTATLEDLSDLADRVYDLATSTPAVASVSQENAGSLLSDLTREVAELRKQIQKLGPERSGRSRCRSTRPRRQSSSRQRSQSLYRKYPICWYHGKFGDRASKCMRPCDFKAENSMGGR